The following DNA comes from Alnus glutinosa chromosome 6, dhAlnGlut1.1, whole genome shotgun sequence.
acaaaaacccctGTCTGTTAACAAGAAAGATTAATTTATTCTCAGTTAATGGAAAGGCAAAATTGTCATTACCTTATGTTTATCCTTTAAGCACATAGAATTCTTTTAACCTAAAAAATATGTACAGTAagagaagtaaaaaatataatGCATTCGTTATAAGATCGGATTTGCATTAAAAGTTCCTAATCATTGGAACTAAACACTACCATCACGGGGAAATAGAATAACTAGGAAAAATAGAACTTGAATCCTGTCAGCTTATGACTGACAAGTGCTGCTTCAACATACCCACACACAGGCACAAGAACAAACACACGCATGCATATGTGCTTAGATCCATGATAAAATCTGGTGGCTAAAAGAATATCGTAAGGTCTCACAAAGATTGAATGGCATAGTGTCATAACTTAAGCAGAAAATATAACATAGACAGCAATAGCTGTTACACTCCTATTAATCATATTTCTTGGGTCTGCATAATGGTTCTCATACTCACCTCAAAATGAGCTTGTCCCAATTCTGAAATCCGgcataattcaaattctcaaCAGTAACCCCCCTCTGCCTCTCACTGCGCCCGGTCAGCAAGAAAACCTTGAATCCCAAACCCAATATTTCTTCATAGAGTTTCAAACTGGGCTGTATTGCGGGTGCCCTTGCCTTCTCAACCCACTTATCGAACTCCACAGGATCAAAAATCTGCAAGCTGCAAATTCAATTATATCTCACAAAAACCCATCAACAACAATCATAATCAAATTCAATTAACACCCATCGGTCAAATAAACTCaaatcttttcaatttttcaacgGTTCAAATTTAATTACAAGTTTTccatgagaaagaaagaaagtgaaattAAATCTGGACAAAACACtactgtagtttttttaaagcacctaagccaaatccacaaagaataacaaaacaaagttcCGATATTCTATTTACGTTTTTCTTTCCCAATACGTTCTCTCCAATCAAACAACATTTAACAATATTCATTACGcaacattacttatcaaaaaaaaatattcattacGCAACATCCAAAAGACAGGTAACACCCATTTTCTCCCAGGTCGCAAATAagggtaagaaaaaaaatctagttcCCTCAATATTCTACATTCTTTTATTTCCTACATTTTCAAAGCAAACAAACAGCGCCATAGGATATGCAATtgaataacaaaaaagaaaaagcttgaaGAATCAGAATGATACCCATAACCATGTTCAGCGTAATACGGAAGATTCGAAAGCAAGGTTTCGTCTACATCGAAAACCCAAATATCCTTTCCATCGCCACTCAATTCCACACTCTTGGCGAAAAATCCGGCCTCCTTCGACACCATCTCAACATCGATACTATACCCCCGGCCCATCATGTAATCCTTCACATAGTCCACACATTCCTGCGGAACTGTTTTCCAGGGGCTGAGATTGTTGGTCTCAGCCGCGAATCTCCAACTGGTACACTGTAATCTGAGCTCGTCAGCGAATTCCTTGAACTGGATCTCGACGTTCTCGGGGTATTCAAGGATCAAAGGCCTCGGAAGAGCGTGGGAGTTGAAAGTTTCGTGAGAAAAAGCGAGGGAAAgtagagaaaaaagaaggaaaattctCAAGAAAGCCATGCTGATTGCTGGGGATGAAGGAAACTACGTGATTATTacaatttccaacaaaaaaaaaaaaaatctgggtaTTGGAGAAATCGACGAATGCGAGTTGTGAAAACAAAAAGTGGGAATTCAATGTTTATAGATAAGAAAATACTACGGGTTTCGAAGGCggagagaagagaggaaagGAAACCTGTTTAAGCAGCAATCTCTTCTCTCCAATCTGTgggaagagaggaagagaagagaggaagagagggtGACTTGAGAGCGAAGGAAAGAGGAAGGTGTGAGGGTTTGGTTTTAGGTCTGCAGACGACGGGACGAGAAATTTGGGTTCTGGTGCCTGGACGTAATAACAGCCGTGTGTAATCAACCAAcgaaaaaatatgaaaagattaaaataaaaataaaaataaaaaacaggaaCGAAGGAGACGAAGAATTCTAAGCACATTTATTTGTTGGCACCCTTGATATAGAGAAGAAATTGCTGGATTATTGACTTTATTGTTGGGATTGCTACCAATTTTGATAACAAATATAAGAATATTATTGAAACCTATTTGTCAGTAATGTTTGTTTGGATAAGTGAATCTCATATTAACTCTCACAAATTTATTCTTTCAGTTAGAGTTGAGTATCGGTTAAATCGGTGATGATAGAGGTGTTTTGTCCTACCGAACCGTTACAATCGGTTAAGTCGATTAATTAACCGACTTCATGTTGACGGTAAGAATTTTTGACTATTTCGGTTAAGTCAATTACATGTCGGTCGGTT
Coding sequences within:
- the LOC133871291 gene encoding acid phosphatase 1, with product MAFLRIFLLFSLLSLAFSHETFNSHALPRPLILEYPENVEIQFKEFADELRLQCTSWRFAAETNNLSPWKTVPQECVDYVKDYMMGRGYSIDVEMVSKEAGFFAKSVELSGDGKDIWVFDVDETLLSNLPYYAEHGYGLQIFDPVEFDKWVEKARAPAIQPSLKLYEEILGLGFKVFLLTGRSERQRGVTVENLNYAGFQNWDKLILRASDDHAKLATIYKSEKRNEMIKEGYRILGNSGDQWSDLLGSSPSVRSFKLPNPMYYIP